The Anopheles coluzzii chromosome 2, AcolN3, whole genome shotgun sequence genome window below encodes:
- the LOC120949203 gene encoding mediator of RNA polymerase II transcription subunit 23 has translation MSADLRIVKLFEEVVEDKNIVPNFDEEEQRKKTEEGYKKIGTLFGAMAPESKEAAIRNYLGYVASVNHQNRVHNYLQVMNRMVALNIIPAKLLCDQLMCSEKLVYKNPCFWIEAFRLIRKVIGGVDYKGVREIMKCCKEKALSFPASVSVNILPQLLELVELIEHIFNRNACLLPAYFIINEIKKTDYQNMHWRVSNLTANFIEEFVSVAQMLSIIGHSAMLPIVEHSSYADNLIIPWKLDPDTLKLSLRGNLPYDEELLQPQARLLRFVLQQPYSRDMVCSMLNFQKQQKQKCAALEEQLVWLVLNAMECSEKEAAQGGQGAAGGTGMNEHEGDQSHTQWIWLHLSSQLIYFVLFQFATFQNIVNTLHEKLAVRNLRRGRDHLMWVFLQYISGSIQKHSILNFLPILKLYDILYPEKEPLPVPDNNNPNCTHQMAPTCIWIHLMKRAQTENYNINRPVPIALRLHFEYLQHLAMPSNNPTLFMGSEYRFALLCNAYSTQTDYFSRPMQALIDTILGNSKNPQANMVGGGQPLPTAPLSMRVLDSLTIHSKMSLIHSIVMHMIKQAQNKSSIPNGNNMAPALVETYSRLLVYTEIESLGIKGFLGQLLPQVFKSQAWGILYTLLEMFSYRMHHIHSHYRVQLLTHLHSLASVPHTNQMQLHSCVESTALRLIIGLGSVEVQAQLSRYVSEPKPPGNIVSGESEELNRALILTLARSMHITGTGNDPQSSAWCKDLLQNIMVNTPHAWPQHTLYCFPPVLNEFFMQHNIPKESKQLLKKTVDEEYRNWASMTNENDIIAHFGMTVNPPLFLCLVFKMIIETDGISPVAYKILERIGARALSTHLRKMCDYLLFEVANSGGGAHVNKCVDTINDMIWKYNIITIDRLVLCLILRTLDGNEAQVSFYIIQLLLLKTTEFRNRVQEFITINSPEHWKQNNWHERHLAFHQKFPEKFAPDESVSHPSLPVYFGNVCLRFLPVLDIIVHRYLEVPTQLSKTLDVILDHLGSLYKFHDRPITYLYNTLHYYERKLRDRPQLKKRLVGTVVGSLKDVRPENWALTEAYQAYMMTKESDNVNWVPELSYYINLVRRMQDTMDGKNIFAGTDWRFNEFPNPPAHALYVTCVELLGLPVGPSVVANSIIDVLVKGYPVVPNGVIHNWANTIGLIMAALPEAYWSVIYERMQEALSSKAMKEWTYRQSPFDMFNFKIVKEAMLDRSYVTVLAIVHSIFHHFGIGQLATITDSIKEKLKPLVHTEYQLIYLCHVVGPFLHRLSIERARAVADITLMLYELLEQVDKAQPAQPLRYMDPICDLLYHIKYMFVGDTMKTELEAIIRRLRPALQMRLRFITRLNVEEIGVDQNAAAAAAAGGAGGAATATGQGVAGAGPGVGPPPGGVAAGAPGATQGVVASGQAATGTAAGPQQPQQVVGVVGNQNVALQQQLQQQQMGQGIQSHH, from the exons ATGTCTGCTGATTTAAGGATTGTTAAACTGTTCGAGGAAGTCGTG GAGGATAAAAACATTGTCCCCAACTTCGATGAGGAGGAGCAGCGCAAAAAGACCGAGGAGGGGTACAAGAAGATCGGCACGCTGTTCGGTGCGATGGCGCCCGAGTCGAAGGAGGCAGCGATCCGGAACTATCTGGGGTACGTGGCGAGCGTCAACCACCAGAACCGGGTGCACAACTATCTGCAGGTGATGAACCGGATGGTGGCGCTGAACATCATACCGGCCAAGCTGCTGTGCGATCAGCTGATGTGCTCGGAAAAGCTGGTGTACAAGAATCCGTGCTTCTGGATCGAGGCGTTCCGCCTCATCAGGAAGGTGATTGGTGGCGTGGACTACAAGGGCGTGCGGGAAATCATGAAGTGCTGCAAGGAGAAGGCGCTATCGTTCCCGGCGAGCGTGAGCGTTAACATACTGCCccagctgctcgagctggtCGAGCTGATCGAGCACATCTTCAACCGGAACGCGTGCCTGCTGCCGGCGTACTTCATCATCAACGAGATCAAGAAGACGGACTACCAAAACATGCACTGGCGCGTCTCGAACCTGACCGCGAACTTTATCGAGGAGTTTGTGTCGGTCGCGCAGATGCTGTCGATCATCGGCCACTCGGCGATGCTGCCGATCGTGGAGCATTCGTCGTACGCGGACAATCTCATCATCCCGTGGAAGCTCGATCCGGACACGCTGAAGCTGTCGCTGCGCGGGAACCTGCCGTACGACGAGGAGCTGTTGCAGCCGCAGGCCCGCCTGCTGCGGTtcgtgctgcagcagccgTACTCGCGCGACATGGTCTGCTCGATGCTGAACTTccagaagcagcagaagcaaaagTGTGCCGCCCTGGAGGAGCAGCTCGTGTGGCTGGTGCTGAACGCGATGGAGTGCTCGGAGAAGGAGGCAGCGCAGGGCGGTCAGGGTGCGGCCGGCGGAACGGGGATGAATGAGCACGAGGGTGACCAGAGCCACACGCAGTGGATTTGGCTGCACCTCAGCTCGCAGCTGATTTACTTCGTGCTGTTTCAGTTTGCAACGTTTCAGAACATTGTGAACACGCTGCACGAGAAGCTGGCGGTGCGGAATCTGCGCCGTGGGCGGGACCACTTGATGTGGGTGTTTCTGCAGTACATCTCGGGCAGTATACAGAAGCACTCGATACTGAACTTTCTACCGATACTGAAGCTGTACGATATACTGTACCCGGAGAAGGAACCGCTGCCAGTGCCGGACAATAACAATCCCAACTGTACCCACCAGATGGCACCGACCTGCATCTGGATTCATTTGATGAAGCGTGCCCAAACGGAAAACTACAACATCAATCGACCCGTGCCGATTGCGCTGCGCCTACACTTTGAGTACCTGCAGCATCTGGCCATGCCGAGCAACAATCCGACCCTGTTTATGGGGTCCGAGTATCGGTTCGCGCTGCTGTGCAATGCGTACTCCACGCAGACGGACTACTTTTCCCGCCCCATGCAGGCGCTGATCGATACGATACTGGGGAATAGCAAAAACCCGCAGGCGAACATGGTAGGCGGTGGTCAGCCGCTGCCGACGGCACCGCTGTCGATGCGCGTCCTGGACAGCCTGACGATCCACAGCAAGATGTCGCTCATACACAGCATCGTGATGCACATGATCAAGCAGGCGCAGAACAAAAGCTCCATCCCGAACGGGAACAACATGGCGCCGGCACTGGTGGAAACGTACTCGCGCCTGCTCGTGTACACCGAGATCGAGTCGCTGGGGATAAAGGGTTTTCTGGGGCAGCTGCTGCCGCAGGTATTTAAATCGCAAGCGTGGGGCATACTGTACACGCTGCTGGAGATGTTCTCCTACCGGATGCACCACATCCATTCGCACTATCGCGTGCAGCTGCTGACCCACCTTCACTCGCTCGCCTCCGTGCCGCACACGAATCAGATGCAGCTACACTCATG CGTTGAATCCACCGCGCTCCGCCTGATCATCGGGCTCGGTTCGGTGGAGGTACAGGCGCAGCTTTCCCGCTACGTCAGCGAACCGAAACCACCGGGCAACATTGTGTCGGGCGAAAGTGAAGAGCTGAACCGTGCGCTCATCCTCACGCTTGCCCGCTCGATGCACATTACCGGCACCGGGAACGATCCCCAGTCCAGCGCCTGGTGTAAGGATCTGCTGCAAAACATTATGGTCAATACGCCGCACGCCTGGCCCCAGCACACGCTGTACTGCTTCCCGCCCGTGCTGAACGAGTTCTTCATGCAGCACAACATACCGAAGGAAAGCAAGCAGCTGCTGAAGAAAACGGTCGACGAAGAGTACCGCAACTGGGCGTCGATGACGAACGAAAATGACATCATTGCGCACTTCGGCATGACGGTCAATCCGCCGCTGTTCCTGTGCCTCGTATTCAAGATGATCATCGAAACGGATGGCATCAGTCCGGTGGCGTACAA aatTCTCGAACGCATCGGAGCGCGTGCGCTTTCGACGCATTTGCGCAAGATGTGCGACTATCTGCTGTTTGAGGTGGCCAACTCGGGTGGTGGTGCGCACGTGAACAAGTGCGTCGACACGATCAACGACATGATCTGGAAGTACAACATCATTACGATCGATCGGTTGGTGCTGTGCCTGATACTGCGCACGCTAGATGGCAACGAGGCGCAGGTAAGCTTCTACATCatacagctgctgctgctgaaaacGACCGAGTTCCGGAATCGGGTGCAGGAGTTCATTACGATCAACTCGCCGGAACACTGGAAGCAGAACAACTGGCACGAGCGGCATCTGGCGTTTCACCAGAAGTTCCCGGAAAAGTTTGCCCCGGACGAGTCCGTCTCGCATCCGTCGCTGCCGGTGTACTTTGGCAATGTGTGTTTGCGGTTCCTACCGGTGCTGGATATTATCGTGCACCGGTACCTGGAGGTGCCGACGCAGCTGAGCAAAACGCTCGACGTTATACTGGACCATTTGGGGTCGCTGTACAAGTTTCACGACCGTCCCATTACCTACCTGTACAACACGCTGCACTATTACGAGCGTAAGCTGCGTGATCGGCCACAGTTGAAGAAGCGTTTG GTTGGCACAGTTGTTGGATCGCTGAAAGACGTACGACCGGAGAATTGGGCCCTTACCGAAGCCTACCAGGCGTACATGATGACGAAAGAGTCGGACAACGTGAACTGGGTGCCGGAGTTGAGCTATTACATCAATCTTGTCCGTCGCATGCAAGACA CTATGGATGGGAAGAATATATTTGCAGGCACCGACTGGCGGTTCAACGAGTTCCCGAACCCGCCGGCCCACGCGCTGTACGTGACGTGCGTCGAGCTGCTCGGGCTGCCGGTTGGGCCGAGCGTGGTCGCCAACAGCATCATCGACGTGCTGGTCAAGGGCTACCCGGTCGTGCCGAACGGTGTGATACACAACTGGGCCAACACGATCGGGCTGATAATGGCCGCCCTGCCCGAGGCGTACTGGAGCGTGATCTACGAGCGGATGCAGGAAGCGCTCAGCTCGAAGGCGATGAAGGAATGGACCTACCGGCAGAGCCCGTTCGATATGTTTAACTTCAAGATCGTGAAGGAGGCAATGCTCGACCGGAGCTACGTGACGGTGCTGGCGATCGTGCACAGCATATTCCACCACTTTGGAATAGGGCAGCTGGCAACGATTACCGA ctCAATCAAGGAAAAGCTGAAGCCACTGGTACACACCGAGTATCAGCTGATCTACCTTTGCCACGTGGTCGGGCCGTTCCTTCACCGGCTAAGCATCGAGCGGGCCCGCGCAGTGGCGGATATCACGCTCATGCTGTACGAGCTGCTGGAACAGGTGGACAAGGCGCAGCCGGCACAGCCGCTGCGCTACATGGATCCGATTTGCGATTTGCTGTACCACATCAAGTACATGTTCGTGGGCGATACGATGAAAACGGAGCTGGAAGCGATCATTCGCCGGCTGCGACCGGCGCTACAGATGCGGCTGCGGTTTATAACGCGCCTGAATGTGGAGGAGATTGGCGTCGATcagaatgctgctgctgctgctgctgctggaggtgcTGGCGGTGCTGCAACGGCCACCGGGCAGGGAGTGGCAGGAGCTGGACCTGGGGTTGGTCCTCCCCCGGGCGGTGTAGCTGCTGGTGCACCCGGCGCAACGCAGGGAGTCGTTGCATCGGGACAGGCAGCAACAGGTACGGCGGCGGGACCACAACAGCCCCAGCAGGTTGTAGGCGTTGTGGGTAATCAAAACGTTGCGTTACAGCaacaactgcagcagcaacagatggGTCAGGGCATTCAATCGCATCATTAA
- the LOC120949206 gene encoding probable cytochrome P450 4ac1 codes for MDILTVVLLLVAFLLILYELRVQLSTHYRAGKRFPGPRALPLLGNAHNLLFNDQRRTFQLPRGWAATYGDTYRILVRGILNLNAFQAKDVEPLLSSPKLIEKSMIYSLLHRFLGIGLLNSTGSKWQHRRRILTPAFHFNILPSFLLTFQEECRRLVAQIGQYADKGAPVALQPLATKFTLNTICETAMGIKLDSMTMANEYRSKIEAIGTMLLQRLMNPWLFEDFTYKLSGLQGRFEKLLQPVHAFTRSIIQQRRELFHQNVRNIGDFSEENIYTNLKQRYAMLDTLLAAEAKEQIDEDGIREEVDTFTFEGHDTTSAAVIFTLLLLAHSPDVQQRLYEELQEVAQSRTDADDEFTQRDYTELRYMDMVLKESLRLYPPVPFISRNISEDTMFGDRLVPKDTLFNVHIFDLHRDPAVFPDPERFDPDRFLPECVAERSPYAYVPFSAGPRNCIGQRFAILELKAVLAAILMHFRIMPVTKREELVFVADLILRTKEPIMVRFERR; via the exons ATGGACATCCTTaccgtggtgctgctgctggtggcgttTCTGCTCATCCTATACGAGCTGCGTGTTCAACTGTCCACTCATTACCGTGCTGGGAAGAGATTCCCCGGCCCTCGGGCCTTGCCACTCCTCGGCAATGCGCACAATCTACTGTTCAACGATCAACGCCGCACCTTTCAGCTGCCGCGTGGATGGGCCGCCACGTACGGTGACACCTATCGCATACTTGTGCGCGGGATCTTAAATCTTAACGCCTTCCAGGCGAAAGACGTCGAACCGCTACTGTCGAGTCCGAAACTGATCGAGAAGAGTATGATATACTCCTTGCTGCATCGGTTTCTGGGCATCGGGTTGCTGAACAGTACCGGGTCGAAGTGGCAGCACCGTCGGCGCATTCTGACCCCGGCCTTTCACTTCAACATTCTGCCCAGCTTTCTGCTCACCTTCCAGGAGGAGTGCCGACGGTTGGTAGCACAGATTGGACAGTACGCTGATAAAGGTGCACCAGTGGCGTTGCAGCCACTTGCGACCAAGTTTACGCTGAACACTATCTGTG AAACGGCCATGGGAATTAAGCTCGACTCGATGACGATGGCGAACGAGTATCGTAGCAAAATCGAAGCCATCGGTACGATGCTGCTCCAGCGGCTGATGAATCCGTGGCTGTTTGAGGACTTCACCTACAAGCTGTCGGGACTGCAGGGCCGGTTCGAGAAGCTGCTCCAACCGGTGCACGCGTTCACCCGTTCGATCATCCAGCAGAGACGCGAGCTTTTCCATCAGAATGTACGCAACATTGGGGATTTTTCGGAGGAAAACAT ATATACGAACCTGAAGCAACGGTACGCCATGCTGGACACACTGCTAGCCGCCGAAGCGAAGGAACAGATCGACGAGGACGGCATCCGCGAAGAGGTGGACACGTTTACGTTCGAGGGACACGACACGACGTCCGCTGCCGTCATCTTCACCCTGCTACTGCTTGCCCACAGTCCCGACGTTCAGCAGCGGCTGTACGAGGAGCTGCAGGAGGTCGCACAGTCCCGCACCGACGCGGACGATGAGTTCACCCAGCGCGATTACACCGAGCTCCGGTACATGGATATGGTGTTGAAGGAGTCGCTCCGGCTCTACCCACCCGTACCGTTCATTTCGCGCAACATCTCCGAGGACACAATGTTCGGCGATCGGCTGGTGCCGAAGGATACACTCTTCAACGTGCACATCTTCGATCTGCACCGCGATCCGGCCGTATTTCCCGACCCGGAGCGGTTCGATCCGGATCGCTTTCTGCCGGAATGTGTGGCCGAACGGAGCCCGTACGCGTACGTGCCGTTCAGTGCGGGACCGAGGAACTGTATCGGGCAACGGTTCGCTATACTGGAGCTTAAAGCGGTCCTCGCGGCGATACTGATGCATTTTCGCATTATGCCCGTTACGAAGCGCGAGGAGTTGGTGTTCGTAGCGGACCTGATTCTGCGTACGAAGGAACCGATTATGGTTAGATTCGAACGGCGCTAA